A region of the Kribbella sp. NBC_01245 genome:
GGTGTCGACGTTCGGGAGTAGTGGCGTCTCGTTGAGGTAGTACTTCAGGATCTCGGGGAGGTACGTGTAGACGAGCTTGTCGTCGCCTACACCGTTTCCGACGGCGTTGGCGATCACCACGTTCCCCGCGCGTGCCGCGTTGAGTAGGCCCGCCACACCGAGTACGGAATCGGGCTCGAAGTGCACCGGGTCGAGGAACTCGTCGTCGATACGGCGATAGATGACGTCGACCCGGCGCTCCCCTTCCGTCGTACGGAGGTAGACGACGTTGTTCCGCGTCAGGAGGTCCCGGCCTTCTACAAGTTCCACGCCCATCTGCCGCGCCAGTAGCGAGTGCTCGAAGTACGCCGAGTTATAGACGCCTGGAGTGAGTACGACGACCGTCGGGTCCGCCGCCCCGGTAGGCGCCGCCGCACGCAGTGCCCGCAACAGGTGTACGGCGTAGTCGCCGACCGCCCGCACCCGGTGTTTGGCGAACAGGTCCGGGAATACGCGGGCCATCGTGCGGCGGTTCTCCATGACGTACGAGACCCCGGACGGGCTGCGCAGGTTGTCCTCGAGCACCCGGAATTCGCCGACCTCGTCGCGTACGACGTCGATCCCAGCAACGTGAATGCGTACGCCGTTCGGTGGGGCGATACCGGCCGCCTGCCGGTGGAAGTGCTCGCACGAGGTGATGAGCCTGCGCGGGAGTACGCCGTCTTTCACGATCTGCTGTTCGCCGTACACGTCGGCCAGGAAGGCCTCTAGCGCCCGTACGCGCTGGACGATGCCACGTTCCAGCCGGGACCACTCGGACGCCGTGATGACGCGTGGGACCAGGTCAAGCGGGAACGGCCGCTCCTGGCCGGACAACGAGAAGGTGATGCCCTGATCCACTAGTGCCCGGTCTAACGCCTCAGACCTTGCAGTGAGGTCTGCTGGTTTCGAGTCGGCTAGTGATTCGTACAGCCTCTTGTAAGCGGTACGGACTTCCTCGCCGGCGTCGAACATTTCGTCGTACGCCTCGGCATGCGGGCGCGCCGGATCGAGGTACTTCTCGAACAGGTCCTCGGACTGCGACTGGGACTCGGACGTCGGGCGGGATGTCCTGCGGCTCATCCAGAAATCTTGACCTACCAGGTATGTCCTCGCATACGGATCGGCAATCAGTTTTCAAGCATGTAACACGGAGATCAGCTCTGGAGGTCGACAACGACCTTGATGTCGGCCGGGCCCTTCTGTAGAGCCTCCGGCCATTTGGTGAGCGGAACCGTCCGCGTGATCAGCCTGTCGAGCCAGTGGGCGTCCGCGGCGGCCAGTACGTCTATGGCCTGCGCGTAGTGCCTCTTGCCCGCATTGACCGACCCGACGATCGCCGCATTCCGCACCACCAACTGCCGCGTTAACGGGTCCATTGGCGCCTCTATCGGCTCAGTGCCGGGAGAGATGCCCGTGAGGCACATGATCCCGCCAGGGCCGAGTAGACCCGCGCAGTCGAGCACCAGCTGGCCGTTGCCGGTTGCCTCGATCACAACGTCCGGTACGACGTCTAGGTCCTTCAAGTCGGTCAGGTACTCCCCACCAAGGTCTTCCACCAACTGCGGCTTAGGCCCGTCGGTAGCCCGGTCGAGCACGTGTACGACGTACCCCCGCTGCTGGGCGATCAACGCCGCTAGAAGCCCGATAGGTCCTGCGCCCGTCACCAGCACGTGTTCCGGCTCAAACCAGGACCTGGCTCCTACTTGGTCCACCTGGTCCCAGGCCTTGGTCAGGATGCTCGCGGGCTCTGTGAGAACTCCGAGGCGGCCTAGCTCGGGTGGCACCTTCACGGCGAAGTACGGATCCACGCGCCACTGCTGCGCGCCGTACCCGTCTGCCTCTTTGATCCCGCGCTCGGTGTACCGGCCGTTCCGGCAGAAGTCCCAGTCGCCGCGGGCACATGCCGGGCACGGCTCCGGGTCAGGCCGACGTACGACTCCGGCCACCAGGTCACCCGGGACGAACCCGGACTTCGGTGGAGCCGTCAGTACCCGGCCGAGCGACTCGTGGCCGAGCACCATCCGCTCGGCACCGCGCCGGCCGCTACCGAAATCCCCGGCCGCGATCTCGACGTCCGTACCGCAGATGCCGAGTAATACGCCCTCGACCAGTACGGACCCGTCGGCCGGATCCGGCTCTTCCACTTCGGTGATGTCGGCTGAGTCAGGCATGTTCGGCACCACGGTCATTGCCCGCATGAAGCCACTCCATCCCCGTACGGCAGACTGTGCAAGTCACCCCGCCAGTCCCACCTGTCACAGCTTGAGGGAGCCAGTCATGACCGATCGTCTGTCCGTCGGCGATGCCGCACCGGAGTTCACGCTGCCCGACGCGGATGGCAACGAGGTCTCGCTGGCGGACCTGCGCGGCAAGAACGTCATCGTCTACTTCTACCCGGCCGCGATGACCCCTGGCTGCACGAAGCAGGCCTGCGACTTCCGCGACTCGCTCGACTCTCTGCAGGCCTCCGGCTACACCGTGCTCGGCATCTCGCCGGACAAGCCCGAGAAGCTGGCGAAGTTCCGCGACCGCGACGGCGTGACCTTCCCGCTGCTGAGCGACCCCGCCAAAGAGGTGCTCGTGGCGTACGGCGCGTTCGGTGAGAAGACGATGTACGGCAAGAAGGTGACCGGAGTGATCCGCTCCACCTTCGTGATCGACGGCGACGGCAAGATCGCGGTCGCGCAGTACAACGTCAAGGCCACCGGGCACGTCGCCAAGCTGCGTCGCGATCTCGGCCTCTGATCCGGTTGCGGACTGTAGGCATACAAACGTTTGAAGAGTGAAACCGGCTACCGTTTCATGGTCAGCGGTCTACGGAACGCCCGAAATGCCCCAATGACACTGTGATTCGCGTCACAGCGGGTTTCACACCTGGGAAACCGCCCGATCACGGTCAGTAAGATATTTTGCCGATTCAGGCAGCCAGTACCTCGCATAAGCATTCACAGGTCCTTTCAAACTCGCTCCGTAGCCGATTGACGTGGTTGCGGACCTTGGCCGTGACCAGTGCAAACCGGGTAATCTGCGCCCGCAGTCTGCTTCGGGAGGGAGGTACCCGTCCGCATGGGACGA
Encoded here:
- the bcp gene encoding thioredoxin-dependent thiol peroxidase translates to MTDRLSVGDAAPEFTLPDADGNEVSLADLRGKNVIVYFYPAAMTPGCTKQACDFRDSLDSLQASGYTVLGISPDKPEKLAKFRDRDGVTFPLLSDPAKEVLVAYGAFGEKTMYGKKVTGVIRSTFVIDGDGKIAVAQYNVKATGHVAKLRRDLGL
- a CDS encoding glucose 1-dehydrogenase, with translation MPDSADITEVEEPDPADGSVLVEGVLLGICGTDVEIAAGDFGSGRRGAERMVLGHESLGRVLTAPPKSGFVPGDLVAGVVRRPDPEPCPACARGDWDFCRNGRYTERGIKEADGYGAQQWRVDPYFAVKVPPELGRLGVLTEPASILTKAWDQVDQVGARSWFEPEHVLVTGAGPIGLLAALIAQQRGYVVHVLDRATDGPKPQLVEDLGGEYLTDLKDLDVVPDVVIEATGNGQLVLDCAGLLGPGGIMCLTGISPGTEPIEAPMDPLTRQLVVRNAAIVGSVNAGKRHYAQAIDVLAAADAHWLDRLITRTVPLTKWPEALQKGPADIKVVVDLQS
- a CDS encoding circularly permuted type 2 ATP-grasp protein; this translates as MSRRTSRPTSESQSQSEDLFEKYLDPARPHAEAYDEMFDAGEEVRTAYKRLYESLADSKPADLTARSEALDRALVDQGITFSLSGQERPFPLDLVPRVITASEWSRLERGIVQRVRALEAFLADVYGEQQIVKDGVLPRRLITSCEHFHRQAAGIAPPNGVRIHVAGIDVVRDEVGEFRVLEDNLRSPSGVSYVMENRRTMARVFPDLFAKHRVRAVGDYAVHLLRALRAAAPTGAADPTVVVLTPGVYNSAYFEHSLLARQMGVELVEGRDLLTRNNVVYLRTTEGERRVDVIYRRIDDEFLDPVHFEPDSVLGVAGLLNAARAGNVVIANAVGNGVGDDKLVYTYLPEILKYYLNETPLLPNVDTYRCWLPDEQAEVLDRLDELVTKPVEGSGGYGIVFGPDATAKELNTLRRSINANPRGWIAQPVVPLSTVPTKVGQRLRPRHVDLRPFAVNDGEDVFVLPGGLTRVAIPEGSLVVNSSQGGGSKDTWVLAARTSTADAELRGAGLAVTSAGEFTPERGPELTFAQQQQQQ